ATTTCCAAAGGGATTTGGCAAGATATGTCTAATATTTATACAGCTTTGTATAAAGTGCCAATGAACATAGATACAGTCATAATTTTTGCTGATATGAACACTGTTGATAAATATGGGAAAACGAATAACGAAACTGTGATGAAAACTAGATTGACTAAAGCTGAGGCGCAAAAAGTGAATTGGAATTATGCTCCCAAATCAACACTTGATTTGCAAATATTACCCAATGTTTGGGAAACTGTTCTTGACATGTTTAAGTAAGCTAATCCACTAACAAAAGCCTCCTGAATAAGGGGGCTTTTCTGTTGTCTAAGTAGTTCAGTAGGCGCTGGTTAGGTATAAGAAACTGTAGTTAGTTATAAATTCATCACTTAATAACAAAAACGAATCTCTACGAGTGCTACAGAGGCTTCTAGGCATAGTCTAGTAGTTCAAATTTCTAAAAATAGCAGGGGTATATCGCCTAGAGGATCCTTAGGGCAAAGTGTAGAGAAATGCTGTAACGACAACTAATTGTGTACATAGGGAATGATACAAATTATAATCAAATAATTATAAATATTGTAAATTAGTATGAATTCGATAAGCACGATAGGACACTCTAACTATAGTCTTACGTTTTTCGTTGAAGCGCTTGTAAAATACGATATTGAGGTGCTTATAGACGTACGTTCTATTCCTTACTCCAAAAGAAACCCTCAGTTTAATCGAGAGAGTTTGGCTGCAGTGCTTCCCAATCATAAAATTACATATCTCTTTAGAGGCCACAATTTAGGTGGACTATATGAGAACGTTAATTTTATTGAAACAATTGATGAATTGCTTAAACTTTCCGAAGACAGAAAGGTTGTTCTGATGTGCAGTGAAGGCGACTACCACAAGTGCCACAGGTACCTGATTTTAACTCCAGCACTAGAAGCCAAAGGAGTAAAAGTCAAACACATTACACCGTAAGAATAAGTAAGTATAATTAAGACATTAAAAATGCATTATGAAAAAGATAATTCCAGTTCTTGAGGATTCGAAGCCAAAGAGTTTTGGCAATAACAATGACCCTTACACTTTCTTGGCAGAGTTTTGCGAATTAAATACAGAAAGTTGGCAGAAGATTGAGAATTTCTCAAAAAGATGGGATGTTTATATTGACGTAGTTGCTAAATATACCCCAAAACAACGTGATATTAAAGAAAGATTCTCACAGGCTAAGGAAAAATATGAGTCGTTAATCAATAAGGTTAGAGGTTTAGACTATACGTATGCCAACTATTCAGAGTTGGAAGAACTAAATAAAGATTTATCAGAAATTAAAGTTGCTGTTATATCAGAAAATCCTGGATTTGGTAAATTGTTTAACTACCTGCCAGTCTTTTGTAACTCGGACACTCTCGAAACCCGTTTTACCAGTATAGAAATTCTAGGACACCCTGAAATATCTCCTAAGGCTGCCAAAATAAAAATTCTAATTGAACCTACAAATCAAAGGAATTGGGTGCCCATACGAAAAAAACTAGACAGCAAACTCGTTAAGGATATATTGACACAAATAAATTATCCACTAGACGAAAAGTTTTTGCATCAGTGGGTAGTTGCGTCTACGAAATTGATTGGCCCTCGCATTCGCTACGAAGCTACTCTTAAACTAGGAGAGCCGAGTGAACTTCTTGTATACGCACCAAATACTCTTAGAGGAATGCATACATCAGGATGTGGCATCGAAAGTATAGTTGCTCAAAATATATGGCGTGTTTTATTTGGTAAAAACGACAAAATAAGATTATGCCGAGTTTGTGGTAGACCTGCGTCCCGACCTAACAGTAAAACCTGCAAACAAGCTATCTGTAGGAATAGGTTCAGGAGTTTAAGAAATAGGAAAATTTACGTGTAGGGTTTCGTGACAGATTTTCGTATTCAAAAATTGATTTCGTAAGATGTTTGCATAATGAAAGATGCAAACAGATTTACAACAAAAGACCTCCATCTCTCCGCATTTTTAGTCGTATCCTTTTTAAAAGTTATAGAGATTGTCCCCGATAATTTATCGGGTGAGTCTTGGTTTATATTTGAAGATTGCGATAAATGCAACGCTTTGGAGAAGAACTACTGGAGTCAGATAGCACAAGTTGAGCCAATCGCATACATAAATGCAATTAAGACATTAAAGCAACGGATACTGCGTTACAACGCTAGTCCGAGCATTCGGGGGGGTCTGAGGAAACGAACGACGACGGGGCAACGGCGAAGCAAACTGGGAATTAATTTATAACAAAAATAAGTGGAACGAGGGGTGTAGGTTAAAAGCTCTTAACCCTCGAAACCCTGCGGAGGCTAAGGCATCCTCAGGAGAGATAGAGCGAAGGGTACGCAGAGGTAAAAACTGATAAACGTATCCACTGAAAATCCCTTGGGGGGTTTGGGGGGCCAATGAGAAAATACGATCGCCTCAGGAGGCTCAGCTCGCTCTGGGAATAAATATATGACTTCATTTAATAAATTTTTAACTATGGAGGTTACGAAAATATCAATTGGTAAAGATAAGCTTATTTATTTTACAGTTAAGCACCCCGTGTCAACAAACTGGCCAAGCTTTACTTTCAAATGGCAGGATATCGAGAAGAATGAGCAACTTAAAAACATTTTTGACTCACTAATAAAATATGAAATCTAAAATGAAAAAGAATATCAAAATTGTAGTTTCATCGAATCTAAACAATCTGACGCCAAGGCAGAAAAGTAATGCGCGTAAAGCAGTTGGTATTTTTATGTCAAAAGTGTTAAATAACGTTGCTGTGACAACATAAACCCTTGCATTAGGGGGTAAAAAAGTTAGAATAAAAGTATACAAAACAAAAACCAGAGACACCCTTGCGAGATGAAGCTCTGGTTTTGAACACGGTAAGTGTTATGAATTATTGTACTACACCAAACCCTATTTCTAAAGATTTTGTAGAAGTGATTTCGGAGTTAGAGTCTTCACGCTTAAATGACCCCCTATTTCTAGAAAGCCTTAGCCAACCCTACTCATTGAGAGTTGCTATTTACTTAAGGGTATCCACAAAAGACCAGGCTACAGAAGATAAAGTATCCCTAGATATTCAGGAGTCTGAATGTAATTCATATCTTAAACAATTTAGTAGTTACGTAATTGCGGGAACGTACTGCGATGGTGGAAAAAGTGGTGGGACTATGGTGGGCAGGGATGAGTTTAACAAAATGATAGCTGACGCTAAAGCGGGAAATATAGATGTTCTGCTCGCTTGGAGTACCGACAGGTTAGCAAGAAATGTAGATGAAATGACGCAACTTAGGGCAGAACTAAGAAAAATAAACGTTCAGGTTACGACTACCAAAGAGCCTGCCGAAATTATTGACCCCCGCAAACTTACGTTGGAAGGCAATGAAACAATGCAAAAAATACTAGCTTACGTTCAAGATTGGAGTGCTGAGTGTGATAAACGAAAAATATCGGAGAGGTTTAGGATTGGGAAAATCGGAAAGGCCGAAAAAGGATTGATACCAGTCAAAACACCTTACGGGTTTAGAAAGTCAGTCAAATACATAAATAACGACCCGAAGCA
The sequence above is a segment of the candidate division WWE3 bacterium genome. Coding sequences within it:
- a CDS encoding DUF488 domain-containing protein, with translation MNSISTIGHSNYSLTFFVEALVKYDIEVLIDVRSIPYSKRNPQFNRESLAAVLPNHKITYLFRGHNLGGLYENVNFIETIDELLKLSEDRKVVLMCSEGDYHKCHRYLILTPALEAKGVKVKHITP
- a CDS encoding DUF5659 domain-containing protein, which codes for MKDANRFTTKDLHLSAFLVVSFLKVIEIVPDNLSGESWFIFEDCDKCNALEKNYWSQIAQVEPIAYINAIKTLKQRILRYNASPSIRGGLRKRTTTGQRRSKLGINL